From Malaclemys terrapin pileata isolate rMalTer1 chromosome 15, rMalTer1.hap1, whole genome shotgun sequence:
ATTAAATATAGAACTAATGGTTGTAAATAACCACTGCACTCTTTCCTTTCTCAGTCATTAGCCTGATAGGCCTTATCGCTGGTAAATATTTCCCACTGATGCAACTCCATtaattagtgtagaccaggctggtACAAGTCCATTTGGTTCGGTTGAGTCGCTCTGGATTTTCACCCATTGGGGGTAAATGCAGTCAAATGAGAATTGGGAGCACACAGAGGTGTTTGTTCCAACTCCAGCTCTTAACAGAGGAGTCATGGGACAGGTGCATGGTTAAAATGGCCTACAAAGGCATAGGCTGTGTGAACAGCCACAACTAAATACTTaaagactttggggtgtgtgtgtgtgcgcgtgcatacAGTACCTAGTACAACAAAGTGCTAGTCCATGCTTACAGTTCATCGGTGATAGGTTaataccaataaataataataagatggAATAATGATAGGACCTGCTGGATTTGCATTTCAGCTCCACTTTGAATTTACTCTGATTGTTTTGTGGTTGAGctgcactcctcccccccccaccctaaaaCCTTTCCATTAAAGCTTTTAATGAAAGCAGACACAGCTCGGCTGGCTGCCATTTAATGCACCCCTCCTGCAGAACATGGCGTATGGGGAGCAGAGCTGTCTCCTCTCCCAGGTTAGGAAGAGCATTACCTTATTTCCACAGGGGCTGACCCACTGGTTGGAGATGTCCATTGTACTGTGGCTGTGTCTTTGTTGATGATATTTTGCTGCCCTACTGATAGGCTGTTGTTGCAGTTCACAACTGGATCTTCCCACTGGCCCACAGAGGAGTTCTGGGAATTGAGGGCCTGCAGGATAACCAAGCTGCCGTTCACGACTCCACTAACTGTTACTAGAGAGAACGCAGAGAGGAAAAAGTAAGTTCTCTGTGCTGAGAAACAGAACCCACAAAACCCCACCAGGCTCCAGGGGTTTTGAGAGAAGCAGAGAATGCTGCGATCTATAGGATGAGGGCTTTGGTGCCTCATGACACGCCCCCTGTCCCAGGGAAATGTCAAGTTCCCAAGAGGAATAGCCACTCATCCACATGGGTCTGAAAGAAGATTCACACACAGGGGGAGCAGGACAACTGCTTTTAGCCTAAAAATCTAAGCAGCAGAAGACTTTGGAGCCCGGAGTCCTCCCATTCTCCCCTAAGCTGATAGGACTAGGCCCGGTCATTCCTCCTTGCTACCTTGTACAGTTCTACTGCACCTCACTGCAAAGACTGGGGCTCTCTGTCAGTCTTACCAGTACCCCTAGCCACAGCATCTTTATTTACAAAGACCATCTAGTCAGTGGGCTACTCACTGTATAAGGAAAGCTACTCCGTAAGCAGCAAAGCAGGCTCCAAGGTGTCTCATTGTAACCCTTGATGCTGGGAAAGGCTCCCTTTGGCAATGGAAATTCTCAGCTTGAGGGAGAGTTTATCCTGAGCCAAAGAAGCCAGCCAGATTGCCAGGTGCCCACAAGGTAAACGTTAACTAGcaacagactgtgtgtgtgtgtgcgcgtgtgtgtgcgcCTGCGCTCTCATGTTAATTAGAGCCAAGTTTGGTTGCAAGTGGCATTTGGAATGATATTAATCTGCAGTTGTGTTCAATTCTTTTTGGTatagaaattaaagaaaacaaaaaaccaaccaaccacaaacaaacaacccccaacACCTGGAACCATCCTTAACTTCACAAAGTGGCTGCTCATTGTGTCAGATCCTGACCTAGTGGCAAGAAGCatcgcttagggtgaccagacagcaagtgtgaaaaatcaggacgggggtggggggtaataggatcctatataagaaaaagacccaaaaatctggactgtccctataaaatcgggacatctggtcaccctagcatcgctccactgacttcagatggAGATaaacagatttacaccagttgagggtaAACCACTTCTGTGTAGGAACCAGAGTGTCTGTCAGTCCAGACATTTATTCAGCACTGGGGGTCTTGATCCTACTCATTTTGAAATCGATGGAAGATTTGCCAACAAGACCAGGATCAGGCTACTAATCACTGTATCAGAGGGTGCATAAAAAGCAGTGAAAGCAACTTCAGGGCTGGTTTTCAGCGCCTAACACCCAAACAGAACAGccccaaacagcctccagcagTGCTTACGTGAtctgaaggggaagggggagagggaggggcagggcgcaGAGTAGCTTTGGTAAAACAATGCAACCCAGCTCAGTTTAAAATTTATTCATTTTTGCTGGATCTGTGACCCTTGGTGatccctgccctcacccccttTAAGCCCTGGCCTCCACACCTTTGTCCTTTCTTCTATTTCCCAAGTAAAGAGTGCATTctcatagtgtgtgtgtgtgtgtgtggggggggaaatcacccCAAATGTCATGCCTTTTCAAACAACCAGTTTCCAAGTCTTGCTGCGCAGTTTTGGCagatataaaaaaaaccaaatccCAGCTGCAGGCAAGGAGAGAGCATCTGCCAGCGACCCTGGAGGGCACTGACATTAAAGCACAAACGATTATTGATACCTTTCTTTATATGTTTCCCACCCGACATAAAAGCTGCTCAAATACATGCTCAATCTTGCACATTGCAGAGACCATAAAACTCAAGAGAACATCCAGGCAAAGCAAGCTCTATGCAGAAGGAAAGTTCCTAGATCCAGAGAGAGTCAACTTACCACTGTAGTTTGTGTTTGCCATGTAGACAGCAGGGTTCACAGACAGATTGTAAGAGCCAGGATTAGTGGTATTCTGGATAAGTTGACAAGGATCCTGCAAATAGACGGGGGCAATCAGAGCCCCAAGGAAGAGCAATTGCAGTGTGGAGATAAGGACTGCCATGATGCGCTTTGCTAGTCCCTCTGCTTTTGTTAAGGACACACCTGTACTGGGGAGGAGTGCCAGATGCAACGCTATTTATACTAGCTTCTTGATGAGGCAGATGCAGATttcacctccctccccagctcactTACCCTGAATGGGAGGTTCCATGTGGTCACATTTTTGGAGTTTACTTCCTTCTACCTGCTCAGCATCTTAATTAACGATCTGGCTTGAAAAGAGGAACTAGCTGctaagaatcagaggggtagccgtgttagtctgaacctgtaaaaagcaacagagggtcctgtggcacctttaagactaacagacatattgggagcataagctttcgtgggtaagaacctcacttcttcagatgcaagaagaagtgaggttctacccacgcaagcttatgctcccaatacgtctgttagtcttaaaggtgccacaggaccctctgttgcttttagctGCTAAGAGTTACTTTAGAACTGGGCTTTTTACATCTCATTGAAGCATCTGTGGATTTGAAGAGCaagtctccctccccctccccaagccctttaaGCCAGCCCTTTGCACAGGGGAGTATTGTGTGGTGTTGATGCTTCACCCAGGCAGCTGCAGAAGTGCGAGACTGAGGGAGGGAATGGCATGGAACATACATGTGTCCCAGTGTCCAGGCCGACATGGGCTTCAGCTCCCAATGGGGGCAAAGCACGAACTGATAGTTCTTCCCGTTGCAGAGATACAGGCCAATACAATCACCAAGTCTGTTTGGAGTAAGAGGGAGTGAAGGGCTGGGCCCTCAGTGGCCCCTCTTGGGAGCCGTGTGAAAAGGTTGTATGTGCTGGATTGGGGGGGGTCACACGCACCCCTCAGATCTCAGCCCCACAGCAGTGCAAAGAGCCCAAGTCACAGTATGACTTTCCCATACTGTGGCCCTCTACTGAAGCTAGAGCTCCTGTTGTAAAGTactctaaaaataaataaggatAAAACCAAGAGGGGTCAACAGAAAGTCAAGAAGATTCTAGGGAAATTGCTCTAAAAGCCTACAGAgatagagcctcagctggtgtaaatcaacctcGCTCagttggaggatctgggcccataGAACAGAATACAGCagatagattttttcccccttagattCTAGTGGTTCTTTTGACATTCCCTGCCCCCTAGACTTCTATAGCAGGGA
This genomic window contains:
- the LOC128823200 gene encoding placenta-expressed transcript 1 protein-like, whose product is MAVLISTLQLLFLGALIAPVYLQDPCQLIQNTTNPGSYNLSVNPAVYMANTNYSVTVSGVVNGSLVILQALNSQNSSVGQWEDPVVNCNNSLSVGQQNIINKDTATVQWTSPTSGSAPVEIRVLVTFSNNSVLPQLQKTTLNTASTASSGSTTKTPTTPASTTSSVSTVQASSFLLAAVHLLSLFVTGKLFS